The genomic interval GCAAATCTGACAGACTTTGGAATTTTACTTGGTAGCGGGCTGACAGGCGAATTAAACACTGCAAAAAATGATAAAGTCACTCTTATTTTTACAAAAAACGATCCGAGCGGATTTTCTCTCATACCGAAAATGAAACGCTTTGATGTGCGGGCAGATTTTACTTCAGGACTTATTGCATATGATAAAGTTTATATGTATGCAAATGCGGACGATTTGGCAAAAATTTTAGGTTATGAAAGCGGCGATTTCGACGGTGTTCATATTTATTCCGACGATCCGTTTAATGATATAAAAAAAATCAACGAAATTTTGCCGCAAACTGCTAGAGCTATTGGTTGGTGGGAACAAAACGGTAATTTTTTCTCGGCTCTTGCGCTTGAAAAACGTGCACTTTTTATCGTTTTAATGCTTATAATTTTAGTTGCCAGCTTGAATATCGTAAGTTCGCTTTTGATGACTGTGATGAATCGCCGTCAGGAAATCGCACTTTTACTCAGTCTTGGTGCAAGTAAAAAAGAGGTAAAGCAAACTTTTTTTAGACTTGGCGCGGTAATAGGCGGTAGTGGAATAATTTTCGGGCTTATTTTAGGACTTTTTGGAGTTTGGCTGCTTGGAAATTTTGACATCGTAAAACTTCCTGCTGATGTATATGGAAGCTCAAAACTGCCTATGGAACTATCTTTTAGTGATTTAGCGATGATTTTAGGTGGCGCGATTGTGATTGTGCTTATATCGTCATTTTATCCGGCAAAAAAAGCAACGCAAGTTGATGTTCTTGATACTTTGCGAAATGAGTAGGATTAATTTAAAATTATAAAATATTTATGATTATTTAAAAATTGCGCTTAATTGAATAATGATTTAGTACAAAATTACATTTTTAAAATTATAAAATGAATAATTTTTATATTTGATAATTGAAAAGTGAGCATTCAAATTGAACTTATAACTAATATTTTTTATAAAAAAACAAATGTTTTTTATAAAATTTATTTTATTTGTACTATTTTTTTTGATTTATGCTAAAAATATTTTTAAAATACATAAAATAGTAAAAAAATATTAAACTAATGACATCTCTTTTGTCTTTGGTAAATTTGCTGATTTATATATGCTAAAAGGACTTTCTGTAAATACTAAAAGTTTTATTGGTATATTTGGTATATAATTAGTAATTTATATAAAAATTCCACTAAAACTAATTTTTTATACATCTTTAACTGCCTTTCCTAAGAATTATTTGACGAATTATAACTCTATATCATTATATTTTTTTTCAATAAAGTTATTTAAGGTTTTATAGAAATAATTTTAGTTAAATATGAAGTCTTTATGAAATTTATTGCGAAAAATACAATTGATAAAAATAAAATTAAAATATTTAAAATTTTACCTGACGATATTCATTGATTTTATGCGAGAAATTAGTAAATTCCTATTTGGAATAAGATTTGAATCTTTACCTAAAAAAGGCGTGGTAAGTGCTATTTGACCGATTATTTCGCGTCCGTCATCAATTGTTTTAAGCCCCCAAATATCATGTAAAATAGCTATATTTTCATCTACAATTCCTGCATAAAGCATAATGTGCCCGTTCATATATAAAAGCGTCCTGAAAGGCTTACCGAATGCTTTTATTTGCGCAGTTTTTTGTAAATTATCCATACCGTAAAAACTATAAATTTCACCGATATTTCCTTGCAATTTTGAATTTCTTGGAAGCCAGATACCGTAAGCAAAAAGCAGATTTTTAGTCATCAAAGAGCAATCTCTCAAACTTTCAAAGCCGCCCCAACCGTATTTTTCACCAAGCAAACTGGAAATTGAGGCTTTAAGATTAGAATCATTAAATTGCAAAGGAAAAATTCCCGCATTTTCTTTTGAAATTTTAAAATTTAAAACACCTGTTCCGCTAATAAATTTTCCTTTTAAAAACTGCTTATCTTCGCTTTTATACGGCAAAATCGTCCCTATTTTAGCCTTAAATAAAATTTTATTTTTTTCATCTAAAACGTCCGTGTTGTCTTTTAAAATTGCTAAAAATTTTTGATTTTGATAATGCGCTGCTTCATTGTCGCTTAAAAATTTTATATTTTTGGATTCTATCCAACCCCAAACAGCGTCATTTTGCACAAAAGCCCACAATCCGCTCGCGTTATAATGTGAAACAAAAAGAGGATAACCTGCTCCAAGAGCGGAATTGGCAAGATAATCAAACGGGGCGCCTTCACCGGGTTTTTTAAAATCTAAGAAAAACGGTTCATTTGTAGGTAAATTTCTAAGCAAAGAATTTTTAACAGTTATTGCTTTCTTTGAAATTTCACCAAAATTTTCTTCTTTTGTCTCATTATTTAAAAAATTTATAAAATTTTCATTATGTTTTTTGCCTGATTTATCAAAAAATTTATCATATTTTATATAGCTTTTATTTGCCCAAAATATATCTTTCGGCAATTTTTTTGGCGTTTTATAATGCCAAGGACTAAAATATTTTTGCAAAGCCGCCTTTTCATCTATTGGCAAAGTTTCAGTTATTTGTGGTAAAATTTGTACGTTTTGCCTTAAATCAAGATTTTTAAAATATTGATTTGTAGGAGTTTTACTTGAACATGCCGCAAAAAATACGCATATAAAAATTAATATGATTTTTTTCATTATCTGCCTTTTTTGCGCTATTTTATAAAATTTTAGGATAAAATTTGGTTAATTTTCTTTTAAAAACACTTGAAAACTCGAATATTTTTATAACAGGAAGCGGCGGAGTCGGCAAAAGTTATGTCATAAAAGAGGTGATAAAAGCTTATACCGATACAAAACGTAAATATATAGTTCTTGGAAGTACCGGAATCAGCGCCGTTTCAATCGGCGGAATAACACTTCATAGCTTTTTTAAATTTGGAATCTGCAAAAATTATATGGAATTAAAACGTCATGACAGATCTCAAAAAAGCGCAATAAATGAACTTAAAAAATTTTTGAAAGATTGTGAGCTTATTGTAATTGATGAAATTTCTATGATCAGTGGCGAAGTTTTTGATATGATAGCTTACCGTCTGAATGAATGCAAATACAGTGGAAAAATCATCGTTGCAGGTGATTTTTACCAGCTTCCGCCAATCGTTAAAAAAAGTGAATTACCTGATTCTACACTCTTTGGAAGCTCGCGTTATGCGTTTGGGACGCAAAGCTGGAATGATATGGAATTTGTCTGTATAGAAATGGTAGGTTCGAAACGCACAACAGATGAATTTTTATATAAAATTTTATCAAATCTTCGAGTTGGATATATTGACGAAAATTGCACCGATTTTATACGCTCAAAAATAATCTCAAGTAAAAACATACCGCTGAAATCAACCGTAATTTACGGCAGAAATTATGAAGCAAATACGCTAAATGAAAAAAGGCTTAATATGCTTAAAACGCCACTATTTACAAGTTTTGGCAAACTTATAAATCACAAAGAAAATGCTCTGAATGATGAAAAAATAGAAAAATGGATAAAAACGCTTAATATTTTGCCTGAATTTCACTTTAAGATAGGAGCGAAAGTAATTTTTACGGCAAATAAAAAAGACGAATATTACAACGGTGAGCAAGGTTTTATAAAAGAAATAACGGAAAATGACGGAGACATAAATGAGCTCATTATAGAAAAAAATAACGGTGACATTGTATATTTGGAGCGCGCAAGCTATGATTATAATGATTTTAAATTAAAAGATGGAGAGATTATAGATGAGCCGTTTGCTACATTTTATCAATTTCCTTTAAAGTTAGCTTATGCTATAACTATTCACAAATCACAAGGAATGAGTATAAGAAATTTGATTTGCGATATCGATCATATTTTTGAAAACGGACAACTTTATGTCGCACTTTCAAGAGCTATTTCTGCAAAATGGCTTTCCGTACTTTATTCGCGCGCAATGCCTTTAGAAACTTACATACAAAAAATCGTTAAAATCGATCCTGAAATAGCAAAATTTTATGAAACAAATAAATTTATATATATAAAAAATCAAATAATTGAATAAAATTTGCTGTTTTTTGCAACAAAATAAATTATGAGTATTTAAAATTTCAATACGGCGGAAAAGTATTTAAAAAATACATTAATGTAAATTAAATATAAAAACGGCTCATTATTTTTTTTAAATCAATGAAATATCCAAATATAAAGACGCCTGTAAGTGTAATACATAATTAAATTAAAAATTATACTTGAAAATATCTGTAGAAGCGTGGTAATGAAATTTTTTATATCTTAAATAGATATAGCAGAAAAATAGATAAAATGCGGCTTTACATTTCAATAAACGAAACATACGATAAAAAGCATATTTTTTTTAAATAGTTAATATAAAAAACTTGAAAGTACCGAAATAATTCTTGAAAAAGATACAAAATAAAACCACTTCTTAATCAAAATGCTTCAATAATTGCATATTAAAAAGTTCAGCAATAAATTTTAATTTGCAAACTTGAAATTTTTAAAACCTTTATATCGTTGCATAAATTTCCGTGCTGTAAAATCAAT from Campylobacter hominis ATCC BAA-381 carries:
- a CDS encoding SH3 domain-containing protein gives rise to the protein MKKIILIFICVFFAACSSKTPTNQYFKNLDLRQNVQILPQITETLPIDEKAALQKYFSPWHYKTPKKLPKDIFWANKSYIKYDKFFDKSGKKHNENFINFLNNETKEENFGEISKKAITVKNSLLRNLPTNEPFFLDFKKPGEGAPFDYLANSALGAGYPLFVSHYNASGLWAFVQNDAVWGWIESKNIKFLSDNEAAHYQNQKFLAILKDNTDVLDEKNKILFKAKIGTILPYKSEDKQFLKGKFISGTGVLNFKISKENAGIFPLQFNDSNLKASISSLLGEKYGWGGFESLRDCSLMTKNLLFAYGIWLPRNSKLQGNIGEIYSFYGMDNLQKTAQIKAFGKPFRTLLYMNGHIMLYAGIVDENIAILHDIWGLKTIDDGREIIGQIALTTPFLGKDSNLIPNRNLLISRIKSMNIVR
- a CDS encoding DEAD/DEAH box helicase translates to MVNFLLKTLENSNIFITGSGGVGKSYVIKEVIKAYTDTKRKYIVLGSTGISAVSIGGITLHSFFKFGICKNYMELKRHDRSQKSAINELKKFLKDCELIVIDEISMISGEVFDMIAYRLNECKYSGKIIVAGDFYQLPPIVKKSELPDSTLFGSSRYAFGTQSWNDMEFVCIEMVGSKRTTDEFLYKILSNLRVGYIDENCTDFIRSKIISSKNIPLKSTVIYGRNYEANTLNEKRLNMLKTPLFTSFGKLINHKENALNDEKIEKWIKTLNILPEFHFKIGAKVIFTANKKDEYYNGEQGFIKEITENDGDINELIIEKNNGDIVYLERASYDYNDFKLKDGEIIDEPFATFYQFPLKLAYAITIHKSQGMSIRNLICDIDHIFENGQLYVALSRAISAKWLSVLYSRAMPLETYIQKIVKIDPEIAKFYETNKFIYIKNQIIE
- a CDS encoding ABC transporter permease codes for the protein MVKYLLFKYLRFDKTQPFITLSAILAFIGVSVGLMVLIVAMAIMNGFDKEFERKLFTMNYPITIFSPFRGAITADEVDNLKTMFPQMKFSPYITSQVIVKSGEKLEGGLIFGVNIEDEKQINSVVKDGIKDANLTDFGILLGSGLTGELNTAKNDKVTLIFTKNDPSGFSLIPKMKRFDVRADFTSGLIAYDKVYMYANADDLAKILGYESGDFDGVHIYSDDPFNDIKKINEILPQTARAIGWWEQNGNFFSALALEKRALFIVLMLIILVASLNIVSSLLMTVMNRRQEIALLLSLGASKKEVKQTFFRLGAVIGGSGIIFGLILGLFGVWLLGNFDIVKLPADVYGSSKLPMELSFSDLAMILGGAIVIVLISSFYPAKKATQVDVLDTLRNE